The following are encoded in a window of Malassezia japonica chromosome 7, complete sequence genomic DNA:
- the RPN7 gene encoding proteasome regulatory particle subunit (BUSCO:EOG09260Y2Q; COG:O; EggNog:ENOG503NURT), which produces MEDDSVAPIPNPSVQQQLFVVMRAASTDAARAEALAALLEQIEADDMLPYYEFLLADAAIAQRVPRKGDLVKKLKEKNDAELNRLQNAEKQAEESEGEVELHTVLKQRAMYLAKIGNKDAALPAVETALEKATGLGSKIDLTLLQIRLGLFFGDTDLTQEATARASALIEEGGDWDRRNRLTAYRAVYAASVRDFAEASKLCLEALSTFTATELMEYDDFIKLTVLMSMVTLSRRDLKKMMEAPEVLQAIDQLPHLGAFTSSLYNSEYAAFFRALADVEQTYLLPSRILAPHTQYYVREMRIIAFAQLLESYRSVALDSMAAAFGVTPEYVDKELSRFISAGRLAAVIDKVDGTIENRRPDAKNAQYARIIKEGDVLLNSLQKLSRTAL; this is translated from the exons ATGGAGGACGATTCGGTGGCGCCGATTCCGAACCCTAgcgtgcagcagcagctgtTTGTCgtgatgcgcgccgcgtctacggatgcggcgcgtgcagaggcgctcgctgcgctcttGGAGCAGATCGAAGCGGACG ACATGCTCCCCTACTACGAGTTCCTCCTTgcggacgcggcgatcgcgcagcgcgtgccgcgcaaggGCGACCTCGTCAAGAAGCTCAAGGAAAAGAATGATGCCGAGCTGAACCGCCTGCAGAACGCGGAAAAGCAGGCAGAGGAGAGCGagggcgaggtcgagctgcaTACCGTGCtcaagcagcgcgccatGTACCTCGCCAAGATCGGCAAcaaggacgcggcgcttccCGCGGTCGAGACTGCGCTGGAGAAGGCGACCGGCCTCGGCTCCAAGATCGACCTGACCCTCCTCCAgatccgcctcggcctcttctTCGGCGACACGGACCTGACGCAAgaggcgacggcgcgcgcctcggcgctgatTGAAGAGGGTGGCGACTGGGACCGCCGCAACCGCCTCACGGCGTACCGCGCGGTGTACGCGGCATCCGTGCGTGACTTTGCCGAGGCCTCGAAGCTgtgcctcgaggcgctttCTACTTTTACTGCGACCGAGCTGATGGAGTACGACGACTTTATCAAGCTGACGGTCCTCATGAGCATGGTGACGCtctcgcggcgcgacctCAAAAAGATGATGgaggcgcccgaggtcCTGCAGGCGATCGACCAGCtgccgcacctcggcgcgttTACATCGTCGCTGTACAACAGTGAGTACGCCGCGTTCTTCCGTGCGCTGGCGGACGTCGAGCAGACCTATCTGCTTCCCTCGCGCATCCTCGCGCCACACACCCAGTACTACGTGCGCGAGATGCGCATCATCgcctttgcgcagctcctcgagagCTATCGCAGCGTGGCACTTGATAGCATGGCCGCTGCGTTTGGCGTCACGCCCGAGTACGTCGACAAGGAGCTCTCGCGCTTCATCTCGGcaggccgcctcgccgcggtcatcgacaaggtcgacgGCACGATCGAGAACCGGCGGCCGGACGCGAAGAACGCGCAGTACGCGCGCATCATCAAGGagggcgacgtgctgctcAACTCGCTGCAGAAACTCTCGCGTACTGCTCTATAG
- the SWA2 gene encoding auxilin-like clathrin-binding protein required for normal clathrin function (EggNog:ENOG503NZS2; COG:S), with protein sequence MDDLASLEFGAPARQGTPSQPNSYNFDALLRSMPSQGARPASPSKPSGPSRSNLPSKPSAASNGNAPRSDAFESLLPSSFVQPASKPMGGAAAQKVQPAKEQATKEANDMWGFDAFESIGTPAAKPVPKPAPSRPSQPPQAAQPAGGDLLDEFFGPTDSAKDAAPAADDDFLGELGKPVQAAAKPSKPPAKPAAPPSEPVHRTPTGRSASPPPHVVGQLVEMGFAPNAARRALSQTATGVDIEAALTILTEDAPPRREPERPARTERADALPAHPSERDGLPAHPADRAGGLPTHPADRHQDPWGSREPRQEWQKQADQLRSQATEIGSSVLKSANAFWGTAKAQAQKALDDARQDGQEQSAMDMAAGLGRHAWRRWGTMQTQKKPVDYDGRPRWMQEADESQGAERPERAERAERAERAPERAPERVQRPAEARQEAGVEGRGKAKAEQPEADLLGGNAEPARSARRAERTAQSAHSAQSARPAQPARPVQPARAKQPARATGPLLERTFPAEPPASVTRAADFKKSGNDAFHRGAYSEAEDHYTKALGVLHELSLYRVPLLNNRANVRLKNGDSEGSEKDCTTSLQLIVLPGMHTGSGTPLYHPQREAPIPASYQVNLREAYAKSVSQRAKAYELREKWALAQQDWAALLLFERADGSGVRTGDANRRAATQGAARCEKMLRPPPPKPVAKAAPSAAAQRASDAGRDRVRAQLSAQDAEEAERMEHKDKVDAKIQAWSAGKKNNIRALLSSLDDPQFGLLWPSLNWKKVQLHELITDAQVKRAFTRAIAKLHPDKLAPSTTSVEQRMTAAGVFHALNEAFHA encoded by the coding sequence ATGGACGATCTGGCAAGCCTGGAGtttggcgcgccggcgcgccaaggCACGCCGAGCCAGCCGAACTCGTACAACTTtgacgcgctcctgcgaTCGATGCCGTCGCAgggcgcgcggcccgcTTCGCCTAGTAAGCCGAGCgggccgagcaggtcgaaTCTGCCGAGCaagccgagcgcagcgagcaaCGGaaacgcgccgcgcagcgatGCGTTCGAGTCGCTCCTTCCGTCCTCGTTCGTACAGCCAGCGAGTAAGCCGATGGGGGGGGCGGCAGCACAAAAGGTGCAGCCCGCCAAGGAGCAGGCCACTAAGGAGGCCAACGATATGTGGGGTTTCGACGCATTTGAATCGATCGGTACGCCGGCCGCCAAGCCCGTGCCGAAGCCGGCACCATCCAGGCCTTCGCAGCcgccgcaagcagcgcagcCTGCAGGCGGCGACCTTCTGGACGAGTTTTTTGGGCCAACGGACAGCGCcaaggacgcggcgcccgccgccgacgacgactttctcggcgagctcggcaagccCGTACAGGCCGCAGCTAAGCCTTCCAAGCCGCCTGCAAAgcccgccgcaccgccaagcgagccggtgcaccgcacgcctacagggcgcagcgcatcacCCCCGCCCCACGTCGTCGGCCAACTGGTCGAGATGGGCTTTGCGCCGAACGCCGCACGTCGTGCACTGTCGCAGACAGCGACCGGCGTCGATATCGAGGCTGCACTGACGATCCTTACcgaggacgcgccgccccgccgcgagccggagcggcctgcgcgcacagagcgtgcggatgcgctgcctgcgcatccgtccgagcgcgacggcctgCCTGCGCACCCCGCGGACCGCGCGGGAGGGCTGCCTACGCACCCCGCAGACCGCCACCAGGATCCGTGGGGCTCGCGCGAGCCCCGCCAGGAATGGCAGAAGCAGGCGGACCAGCTGCGGTCGCAGGCCACCGAGatcggctcgagcgtgctCAAGAGTGCCAATGCGTTCTGGGGCACGGCGAAGGCCCAGGCGCAAAAGGCCTtggacgatgcgcgccaGGACGGGCAGGAGCAGAGTGCGATGGATATGGCGGCCGGCCTCGGGCGGCATGCATGGCGCCGATGGGGCACGATGCAGACGCAAAAGAAGCCGGTCGACTATGATGGGCGGCCGCGCTGGATGCAAGAGGCCGACGAGAGCCAGGGAGCCGAGCGGCCGGAGCGGGCCGAGCGGGCCGAGCGGGCTGAGCGGGCTCCTGAGCGGGCTCCTGAGCGGGTCCAGCGgcctgccgaggcgcgccaggaAGCAGGTGTAGAGGGCCGTggcaaggccaaggccgagcagcccgaggccgacTTGCTGGGTGGCAATGCGGAGCCCGCGCGCAGTGCcaggcgtgccgagcgcactgCGCAATCCGCCCACAGTGCGCAATCtgcgcgccctgcgcaaCCAGCTCGCCCTGTGCAACCAGCGCGCGCGAAGCAGCCCGCGCGTGCGACTGGCCCCCTCCTGGAGCGCACGTTCCCTGCCGAACCCCCCGCATCCGTGACGCGTGCTGCCGACTTTAAAAAGAGCGGCAACGATGCGTTccaccgcggcgcgtacagcgaggccgaggaccaCTATACCAAAGCGCTGGGTgtcctgcacgagctcTCGCTGTACCGTGTCCCCCTGCTCAACAACCGTGCGAATGTGCGCCTGAAGAATGGCGACAGCGAAGGCTCAGAAAAAGATTGCACGACGTCGCTCCAGCTGATTGTGCTGCCCGGCATGCATACCGgctccggcacgccgctctACCACccccagcgcgaggcgccgatcCCTGCGTCCTACCAAGTGAATTTGCGCGAAGCGTATGCAAAGAGCGTGAGCCAGCGTGCGAAGGCGTACGAGCTGCGTGAAAAGtgggcgcttgcgcagcaagACTGGGCAGCGCTTTTGCTCTttgagcgtgccgacggcagcggcgtgcgtacCGGCGATGCGAACcgccgtgcggcgacgcaaggtgcggcgcggtgcgaaAAGATGCTGCGCCCGCCCCCCCCCAAGCCCGTCGCGAaagccgcgccgagcgctgcggcgcagcgtgcgtcggacgccgggcgcgaccgtgtccgcgcgcagctctCTGCCCAGGACGCggaggaggccgagcgcatggagcACAAAGACAAGGTCGACGCCAAGATCCAGGCGTGGAGCGCCGGCAAGAAAAACAACATCCGCGCGCTCCTttcgtcgctcgacgacccCCAGTTTGGCCTGCTGTGGCCCTCGCTGAACTGGAAAAAGgtgcagctgcacgagctgaTTACCGACGCCCAGGTCAAGCGCGCCTTTACCCGCGCCATTGCCAAGCTGCACCCCGACAAGCTTGCCCCCAGCACGACgtcggtcgagcagcgcatgaCGGCTGCCGGCGTCTTTCACGCACTGAATGAAGCATTCCATGCCTAA
- a CDS encoding uncharacterized protein (EggNog:ENOG503NU90; COG:U) — MFKAPNPYEDLVAKATDEGLTGENWQLNLDLCDKLSDDDENNARSMIAAVRGRLTHKNTNVQLYALTLADTLSKNCGNAVHHEIASRAFMQTMSKLATDRTTHALTKKRVLALLREWADEYKADDTLSLVAETVRDLKAEYFDVDDDDVTTSNADAAERLRREDEELQRVLALSVQDQGGRGAFMNNAGGSSTRASDVQAAPPIQETPAAPAPAHPRQRSAAAPATAPAAAAPQARPSFVRALYDFEPDEPGELAFSAGDVIRVLDSVYEQWWRGELRQDVGIFPVNYVEPMPEMAQAAIEQDLEMEQSVFAHAADIHLLHARLQQLDPVRDNFVDDDELQDLYQRSLSLRPKIIRLMDRYSVKVQELRAMNDKFMRARSTFEDLISQRMEQYAHDRHEHGVGEGEGKFAQAEPPLADHAAPALQATYAAHGATHAPLGAYDAAPARSDAYAETQGSSAYAQGSSQQGTAQAPPYGSYAGYASNPPGHLSAEEEKRPGAA; from the exons ATGTTCAAGGCGCCGAACCCGTACGAGGACCTGGTGGCGAAGGCCACCGACGAAGGGCTCACCGGGGAGAACTGGCAGCTGAATCTTGACCTGTGTGATAAGCTATCCGATGACGACGAAAACAATGCGCGCTCGATGATCGCCGCTGTCCGAGGGCGTCTTACCCACAAGAATACCAATGTGCAGCTCTATGCACTGACCCTCGCCGATACCTTGTCGAAGAACTGTGGGAATGCGGTGCACCACGAGattgcgtcgcgcgcgtttATGCAGACGATGTCGAAGCTCGCGACCGACCGGACGACGCACGCACTGACCAAGAAGcgcgtcctcgccctcCTCCGCGAGTGGGCCGACGAGTACAAGGCAGATGACACGCTCAGCCTCGTCGCAGAGACGGTGCGTGATCTCAAGGCAGAGTACTTCGAcgtggacgacgacgacgtgaCGACCAGCaacgccgacgcggccgaACGGCTGCGGAGGgaagacgaggagctcCAGCGGGTCCTTGCGCTCTCGGTGCAGGACCAaggcggacgcggcgccttTATGAACAACGCGGGGGGAAGCAGCACACGCGCTTCCGACGTGCAGGCCGCGCCCCCGATCCAAGagacgccggcggcgccggcgcctgcccA CCCGCGGCAGCGctctgcggcggcgcctgcgacggcgcctgcggccgcggcgccgcaggcacGCCCGTCGtttgtgcgtgcgctgtACGACTTTGAGCCGGACGAGCCGGGGGAGCTTGCGTTCTCGGCAGGCGACGTAATCCGTGTGCTGGACAGTGTGTACGAGCAGTGGTGGCGTGgtgagctgcgccaggacgTCGGCATCTTTCCTGTAAACTATGTCGAGCCGATGCCCGAgatggcgcaggcggcgatCGAGCAGGACCTCGAGATGGAGCAGAGTGTctttgcgcacgccgccgataTCCACCTGCTGCACGCgcgtctgcagcagctcgatcCGGTGCGCGACAACTTtgtggacgacgacgagctgcaggacCTGTACCAGCGCTCGCTTTCGCTGCGGCCCAAGATTATCCGGCTGATGGACCGCTACAGCGTCAAGGTAcaggagctgcgtgcgatgAACGACAAGTTTATGcgggcgcgcagcacgttTGAGGACCTCATTTCGCAGCGCATGGAGCAGTACGCGCACGACCGCCacgagcacggcgtcggcgaAGGCGAAGGCAAGTTCGCACaggccgagccgccgctggccgaccacgccgcgcctgcgctccaGGCAACGTACGCGGCAcacggcgcgacgcacgccccTCTTGGCGCCTACGAcgcggcaccggcacgcagcgatGCGTATGCCGAGACTCAAGGTTCCAGTGCCTATGCCCAGGGCTCGTCTCAGCAGGGCACTGCGCAAGCCCCTCCCTACGGCTCCTATGCTGGGTACGCGTCCAATCCCCCCGGCCACCTGTCTGCCGAGGAGGAAAAGCGGC CCGGTGCAGCGTAA
- a CDS encoding uncharacterized protein (EggNog:ENOG503P2YC; COG:S) produces MASTPLLALVRPSCAAAARASQIAISDEKIDAFLNNLDAARYNELKKEHGLVFPLRFGSFTEEITFISTLSLLNALSGYRAEFHAATGHGAYDNVRHLLLGMYLANDKALSAASLRDVTPTQLASVLGVPTHTESAHPTLPFVTVGTVGGPLHAPLELVANACKAAGQFLEEEGKPDLGTYVLDACTDALAHDDAESRLLESITCIPGFEDTTLLDGEHVYLFKKAFFLMNALREKVTDELPSDAPPVATLLAQRWKNGFPEPLPMFVDNVIPTILLHLGILDASASSIEALRSWDAQPSDEKAGPKLEKDDAYRIRAAALAAGARIVERAERSLGMTEVDLDGYLWSVAKDPALRGIPRLVEQDTIMY; encoded by the exons ATGgccagcacgccgctcttggcgctggtgcgcccgtcgtgcgcggcggcggcgcgcgcgtcgcagaTCGCGATTTCCGACGAAAAGATTGACGCATTCCTCAACAATCTCGATGCAGCGCGGTACAATGAGCTTAAGAAGGAGCACGGGCTCGTGTTTCCGCTGCGTTTCGGCTCCTTTACCGAGGAAATCACCTTTATTTCGACATTGTCGCTCCTCAACGCGCTCTCGGGCTACCGCGCCGAGTTTCACGCGGCGACAGGGCACGGAGCATACGATAACGTGCGGCACCTCCTGCTAGGCATGTACCTCGCGAACGACAAGGCGctgagcgcggcgtcgctcCGGGACGTGACgccgacgcagctcgcgagcgtgctgggcgtgccgacgcaCACAGAGTCCGCGCACCCTACGCTACCATTTGTGACGGTCGGCACGGTCGGCGGCCCtctgcacgcgccgctcgagctcgtggcgAACGCGTGCAAGGCCGCCGGCCAGTtcctcgaggaggagggcAAGCCGGATCTCGGCACGtacgtcctcgacgcgtgcacggatgcgctggcgcacgacgacgccgagtcACGCCTCTTGGAGTCG ATTACCTGTATTCCCGGCTTTGAGGACAcgacgctgctcgacggcgagcacgTCTACCTCTTCAAAAAGGCCTTTTTCCTGATGAATGCGCTCCGCGAAAAGGtcaccgacgagctgccgagcgacgcgccgcctgtcgccacgctgctcgcgcagcgctggAAGAACGGATTTCCGGAACCGCTGCCGATGTTTGTCGACAATGTCATTCCGACGATCCTGCTCCACCTCGGcatcctcgacgcgtccgcctcgtcgatcgaggcgctgcgctcgtggGACGCGCAGCCGAGCGATGAAAAGGCAGGGCCAAAGCTCGAAAAGGACGACGCATACCGCAttcgcgctgccgcgctcgctgccggcgcccgcatcgtggagcgcgccgagcgctcgcTCGGGATGACCGaagtcgacctcgacggcTACCTCTGGTCGGTCGCCAAGGaccctgcgctgcgcggcattCCCCGTCTTGTGGAGCAAGACACAATCATGTACTAA
- a CDS encoding uncharacterized protein (EggNog:ENOG503P90U), which translates to MHLTRIAQRGAPSEVMAGLARWRSRAAAQGVSAHHKEEAPLEADVNKRTFQHWKNTTSQRWNPPRYSLRRQAELVRAAFQTGDLGAVAASPKFAAFAQRLARQETHELITPYKAQEVPRLSKKQDAKEALRIAQKAHDAGPYAGRSSKRMFKGSNADRASRARARRVQENMTKMDSIVQEWRQDKITEKNKMKPTSPL; encoded by the coding sequence ATGCATCTCACACGGAtcgcccagcgcggcgcgccgtccgaggTGATGGCGGGCCTCGCGCGGTGGCGCTCGCGTGCGGCTGCACAGGGCGTGAGCGCGCACCATAAGgaggaggcgccgctcgaggcggacgtGAATAAGCGCACGTTCCAGCACTGGAAGAATACCACGTCCCAGCGCTGGAATCCCCCGCGGTACAGCCTGCGGCGCCAGGCtgagctcgtgcgcgccgcgttcCAGACCGGAGACCTCGGGGCGGTGGCGGCGAGTCCCAAGTTTGCCGCCTTTgcacagcgcctcgcccgccAGGAGACGCACGAGCTGATCACACCGTACAAGGCGCAGGAAGTGCCGCGCCTCAGCAAGAAGCAGGACGcgaaagaggcgctgcgtaTCGCGCAAAAAGCACACGATGCGGGGCCGTATGCGGGCCGCTCGTCGAAGCGCATGTTCAAGGGCTCGAATGCCGaccgcgcatcgcgcgcgcgtgcgcgccgcgtgcaggAGAACATGACCAAGATGGACAGCATCGTGCAGGAGTGGCGCCAGGACAAGATCACGGAAAAGAACAAGATGAAGCCTACGAGTCCGCTGTAG
- the PAN2 gene encoding poly(A)-specific ribonuclease (COG:L; EggNog:ENOG503NW3B; MEROPS:MER0030317) yields the protein MAEWTQQAHFYADHAVPGVLGAVSSLYFDPFAELVWAGSASGQVTSHTNTPPSFARYSSYAAHGAPSSRSEVHTLLSDEKAIFSASAKSVRAAQRNGLGRWTVRVDDHAPGLQLAGMCASPLSTSSDVIAGGATTQALAGKLTEQDVLLAVNVNSGRVMRSVPSEAAITHLAKSGRYVCTGTAQGKIQVRDPRSLAVEHQLIAHHGGLIDLQAEGNLVYSIGWTLRQGHRVAEPMIKVHDLRSMQAQVPIPMTAPGGPAFLAVHPKRSSLLAVASPQAQFQMVDTHNPGQSQFYILPSSSYTSSMAFSSSAEALGFGEADGTVRLWTNDTKASQAALPVRFNSYPTKAPALPDYTPPPPRIDWQDDTPLSCVGMPHYDQRLLSAYDADEYWSHGSPLLTIPPQLDAHVLDGLQTMQNVGYAALPKHLRGKRNQLLGTDSLTDRFEKNGKLKRTALARLRGARGDRRVHLARFHSEQNADDDEAWESDHSGMPGYYRLLTIQYSKFGVEDFDFGYYNKTKFSGLETNIPCAYANAYLQALQYTGALRAFAKRHILMACTDPECLLCEAGFLFRMLEDAQGTNCQATNLLRVFCRIPKARTLGLLDDAQDAPAQPYSQLVQHLNHFILGEISQEALRTGASLALPTEALALCANPCAYTLHTHSTCGMCGHRSARQHLAHVVDLVYPPPGTPPAQELAQVLSASFARDAVARGKCRHCHAPHAPHATFRTIPSTDALPAVLSMNANVHAVDQLAQWVPRGERPFLSPNIALHVRHGRVHAESLWDENVRKAPEHAAVYTLRAVLVQVQGAHDAPHLCTYIRGASPEEPEAWTLFNDFLVRPVPADEALRFGEPWKIPALLMWERIDGAAAAHASQLDRATSLLKPDTSLLTTDINIAPHRDPARIRYKVLSDDELPEPGTLVAIDTEFVSLALEEIEMCSDGTRSMIKPSCLALARVSVVRGQGSEEGVPFIDDHIAASEPVVDYLTQYSGIQPGDLDRQMTRMTLVPHKIAYKKLRMLVDRGCRFIGHGLAKDFRIINIYVPPSQVIDTVSLYHSAAHPRNLSLRFLSWFLLKRDIQSGLVKEGDEVHEGHDSIEDADAALQLFRCYQGFEKDNRLEDVLEDLYEVGARVQWRPPVRNE from the coding sequence ATGGCGGAATGgacgcagcaggcgcatTTCTATGCGGACCACGCCGTGCctggcgtgctcggcgcggtgagCTCGCTCTATTTTGATCCattcgccgagctcgtaTGGGCGGGCAGCGCGTCCGGACAAGTCACGTCGCATACCAATACCCCCCCGTCGTTTGCGCGCTACTCGAGTTatgctgcgcacggcgcgccgtccagcCGCAGCGAGGTGCATACGCTGCTTTCAGACGAAAAGGCCATCTTTAGTGCGAGCGCAAAGTcggtgcgtgccgcgcagcgcaacggGCTTGGCCGCTGGACCGTACGCGTGGACGATCACGCGCCGGGCCTGCAGCTGGCCGGCATGTGTGCCTCGCCGCTGTCTACCAGCTCGGACGTGATtgcgggcggcgcgacgacgcaggcgctcgctggAAAGCTCACAGAGCAGGACGTGCTGCTTGCCGTCAATGTCAACTCGGGGCGCGTGATGCGCTCGGTGCcgtccgaggcggcgatcacgcacctcgccaaGTCGGGGCGTTACGTGTGTACCGGCACAGCGCAAGGCAAGATCCAGGTGCGCGATCCCCGCTCGCTCGCAGTCGAGCACCAGCTCATTGCGCACCACGGCGGCTTGATCGACCTGCAGGCCGAGGGCAATCTCGTCTACAGCATCGGCTGGACGCTGCGCCAAgggcaccgcgtcgccgagccgaTGATCAAGGTGCACGACCTGCGCTcgatgcaggcgcaggtTCCCATCCCCATGACGGCGCCTGGGGGGCCTGCGTTCCTCGCCGTGCACCCAAagcgctcgtcgctgctggcCGTTGCGTCGCCCCAGGCGCAGTTCCAGATGGTCGACACGCACAACCCTGGGCAGAGCCAGTTTTATATCCTCCCCTCCAGCTCGTACACGTCGTCGATGGCCTTTTCGTCGtctgccgaggcgcttggattcggcgaggcggacggCACGGTGCGTCTCTGGACGAACGACACAAAAGCatcgcaggcggcgctcccgGTCCGTTTCAACTCGTACCCTACCAAGGCCCCTGCACTGCCCGACTACAcgccgcccccgccgcgcatcgactGGCAGgacgacacgccgctgTCGTGCGTCGGCATGCCGCACTacgaccagcgcctgctgtCCGCCTACGACGCAGACGAATACTGGAGCCACGGGTCGCCGCTGCTGACGATCCCCCcccagctcgacgcgcacgtcctcgacggTTTGCAGACCATGCAGAATGTCGGCtatgcggcgctgccgaagcacctgcgcggcaagcgcaaccagctgctcggcaccgacTCGCTCACGGACCGCTTCGAAAAGAACGGCAAGCTGAAGCGTactgcgctcgcgcgcctgcgcggcgcgcgtggcgaccgccgcgtgcacCTTGCGCGCTTCCACAGCGAGCAGaatgccgacgacgacgaggcgtgggAGTCGGACCACAGCGGCATGCCGGGCTACTACCGCCTGCTCACCATCCAGTACAGCAAGTTTGGTGTGGAGGACTTTGACTTTGGCTACTACAACAAGACCAAGTTTTCGGGCCTGGAGACAAATATCCCGTGTGCGTACGCCAATGCGTACCTGCAAGCGCTGCAATACacgggcgcgctgcgtgcgtttGCCAAGCGCCACATTCTCATGGCGTGCACCGATCCCGAGTGTCTCTTGTGCGAGGCCGGCTTCCTGTTTCGCATGCTCGAGGACGCCCAAGGCACCAACTGCCAGGCGACGAACCTGCTCCGTGTCTTTTGCCGCATACCGAAagcacgcacgctcggcctcttgGACGACGCACAGgacgcgccagcgcagcCCTActcgcagctcgtccagcaCCTAAACCACTTCATCCTCGGCGAGATCTcgcaagaggcgctgcgcaccggcgcgtccctcgcgctgccgaccgaggcgctcgcgctgtgCGCGAACCCCTGTGCGTATACGCTGCATACGCACAGCACCTGCGGCATGTGTGGCcaccgcagcgcgcggcagcacctcgcgcacgtcgtcgacctgGTATACCCCccgcccggcacgccgcccgcccAGGAGCTGGCGCAGGTGCTCTCTGCATCgtttgcgcgcgacgcggtcgcACGCGGCAAGTGCCGCCAttgccacgcgccgcacgcgccgcacgcgacCTTCCGCACGATCCcgtcgaccgacgcgctgccTGCGGTGCTCAGCATGAATGCCAAcgtgcacgccgtcgaccaGCTGGCGCAGTgggtgccgcgcggcgagcgtccGTTCCTCTCGCCGAATatcgcgctgcacgtccGCCACGGGCGTGTCCACGCGGAAAGCTTGTGGGACGAGAACGTGCGCAAAGCGCCGGAGCACGCGGCCGTGTacacgctgcgtgcggtgctAGTGCAGGtgcaaggcgcgcacgatgcgccgcatctCTGCACGTACatccgcggcgcgtcgcccgaaGAGCCCGAGGCATGGACGCTCTTTAACGACTTCCTTGTGCGCCCGGTGCctgcggacgaggcgctgcgttTCGGCGAGCCGTGGAAGATTCCCGCGCTGCTCATGTGGGAGCGTATCGAtggcgcggcagcggcgcatgcgtCGCAGCTCGACCGTGCGACATCCCTCCTGAAGCCGGACACGAGCTTGCTCACGACCGACATCAACattgcgccgcaccgcgacCCTGCGCGGATCCGGTACAAGGTGCTttcggacgacgagctgcccgagcccggcacgctcgtcgcgatcGATACCGAGTTTGTGTCGCTGGCACTGGAGGAGATCGAGATGTGCTCGGACGGGACGCGCTCCATGATCAAGCCGAGCTGCCTCGCCCTGGCGCGTGTCTCTGTCGTGCGTGGCCAAGGCAGCGAGGAAGGCGTGCCGTTCATCGACGACCACATTGCCGCCAGCGAGCCGGTGGTCGACTACCTGACGCAGTACTCGGGCATCCAGCCCGGCGACCTCGATCGGCAGATGACGCGCATGACGCTCGTTCCCCACAAGATTGCGTACAAAAagctgcgcatgctcgtcgaccgcggcTGCCGCTTTATTGGGCACGGCCTCGCAAAGGACTTTCGCATCATTAATATCtacgtgccgccgagccaggTGATTGATACCGTGAGTTTGTACcactcggcggcgcacccgcGGAACCTGTCGCTGCGCTTCCTCTCGTGGTTCCTGCTGAAGCGCGACATCCAGTCGGGCCTCGTCAAggagggcgacgaggtgcacgAAGGCCACGACTCGATCGAGGATGCGGACGCCGCTCTCCAGCTCTTCCGGTGCTACCAGGGCTTTGAGAAGGACAACCGTCTCGAGGATGTGCTCGAAGATCTGTACGAAgtcggcgcacgcgtccAGTGGCGCCCGCCTGTACGGAATGAATAG